The Oscillospiraceae bacterium genome contains a region encoding:
- a CDS encoding pyridine nucleotide-disulfide oxidoreductase, translating into MSENLYDVIVVGGGPAGLAAALKAREEGAQRVLILERDKELGGILNQCIHNGFGLHYFKEELTGPEYAGRFIEQLQGSGIEVSADTMVLEITQGRQVHAVSKAGGYRVYEAGAIVLAMGCRERTRGAIGIPGTRPAGVFTAGTAQRYVNMEGYMVGRRVLILGSGDIGLIMARRMTLEGAKVLACVEVMPYSGGLNRNIVQCLHDYDIPLYLSHTIVDIQGKDRVEKAVVAQVDENRRPIPGTEMEFECDTILLSVGLIPENELTRTAGIQMDGRTSGAVVYENMETSAPGIFACGNVVHVHDLVDYVTAESQRAGAAAARFALGQKNGDEALELVNGEGVSYTVPQRVRLSGVEKAVEVFFRVRRVYEGDLKIVAESGGEPLAAYKREHLAPGEMEHIALPKVLLQRAKGPVTISIQEAAK; encoded by the coding sequence ATGAGCGAAAACCTGTACGACGTGATCGTGGTGGGCGGCGGCCCGGCGGGCCTGGCTGCCGCGCTGAAGGCCCGGGAAGAGGGCGCGCAGCGCGTGCTGATTTTGGAGCGCGACAAGGAACTGGGCGGCATTTTGAACCAGTGCATCCACAACGGGTTCGGGCTGCACTATTTTAAAGAGGAGCTGACCGGCCCCGAATACGCGGGGCGGTTCATTGAGCAGCTGCAGGGCAGCGGCATTGAGGTGAGCGCCGACACCATGGTGCTGGAGATCACCCAGGGGCGCCAGGTGCACGCGGTGAGCAAGGCGGGCGGCTACCGGGTGTACGAGGCGGGGGCCATTGTGCTGGCCATGGGCTGCCGGGAGCGCACGCGGGGGGCCATCGGCATTCCGGGAACGCGGCCGGCGGGCGTGTTTACCGCCGGCACGGCGCAGCGGTATGTGAACATGGAGGGCTATATGGTGGGCCGCAGGGTGCTGATCCTGGGCTCGGGCGACATTGGGCTGATTATGGCCCGCCGCATGACCCTGGAGGGGGCGAAGGTGCTGGCCTGCGTGGAGGTGATGCCCTATTCCGGCGGGCTGAACCGAAACATTGTGCAGTGCCTGCACGACTATGACATCCCGCTGTACCTTTCGCACACCATTGTGGACATCCAGGGCAAGGACCGGGTGGAAAAGGCCGTGGTGGCACAGGTGGACGAAAACCGCCGGCCCATCCCGGGCACCGAGATGGAGTTCGAATGCGACACCATTCTGCTGAGCGTGGGGCTGATCCCGGAGAACGAGCTGACCCGCACGGCGGGCATTCAGATGGACGGGCGCACGAGCGGCGCGGTGGTGTATGAGAACATGGAGACCAGCGCCCCCGGTATTTTTGCCTGCGGCAATGTGGTGCATGTGCACGACCTGGTGGACTATGTGACCGCTGAGAGCCAGAGGGCCGGCGCGGCCGCGGCGCGGTTTGCCCTGGGGCAGAAAAACGGGGACGAGGCGCTGGAACTGGTGAACGGCGAGGGCGTTTCGTACACGGTGCCCCAAAGGGTGCGGCTTTCCGGCGTGGAAAAGGCCGTGGAGGTGTTCTTCCGGGTGCGGCGGGTGTACGAGGGCGATTTGAAGATCGTGGCCGAGAGCGGCGGCGAACCGCTGGCGGCCTATAAGCGGGAGCACCTGGCCCCTGGCGAGATGGAGCACATCGCCCTGCCCAAGGTGCTTTTGCAGCGGGCCAAAGGCCCGGTGACCATTTCCATCCAGGAGGCGGCAAAATGA
- a CDS encoding molybdopterin oxidoreductase → MKELICIVCPKGCHLKVDEEHGWAVSGNSCEKGAEYGKIELTNPTRVITSTVEVAGGAHPRCPVKTDRPIPKGLIFEAMKTLDGLVLEAPVALGQVVVKNVCGTGADFVATRSL, encoded by the coding sequence ATGAAAGAATTGATCTGCATCGTGTGCCCCAAGGGCTGCCACCTGAAGGTGGACGAGGAGCACGGCTGGGCCGTGAGCGGAAACAGCTGTGAAAAGGGCGCGGAATATGGTAAAATCGAATTGACGAACCCCACCCGGGTGATCACCAGCACGGTGGAGGTGGCGGGCGGGGCGCACCCCCGCTGCCCGGTGAAAACCGACCGGCCCATCCCGAAAGGGCTGATCTTTGAGGCCATGAAGACCCTGGACGGCCTTGTGCTGGAAGCGCCGGTGGCGCTGGGCCAGGTGGTGGTAAAAAACGTGTGCGGCACCGGGGCCGATTTTGTGGCCACCCGCAGCCTGTAA
- the glpK gene encoding glycerol kinase has product MSTKYILALDQGTTSSRAILFDQDQNIVEMTQREFTQIYPKEGWVEHDPMEIWSSQYGVMMEVVARSGVDARDIAAIGITNQRETTIVWDKETGRPIYNAIVWQCRRTAPIIDELLEKGCGETIRKKTGLVPDAYFSGSKIKWILDQVPGSRERAARGELLFGTVDTWLVWKLTGGTAHVTDRTNASRTMIYNIDTLDWDDELLAMLDIPRAMLPQVRSSSEVYGYASVGGVDVPVAGIAGDQQAALFGQGCFEAGQAKNTYGTGCFLLMNTGEKRHQSENGLLTTIAATLKDEPVQYALEGSVFVGGAVIQWLRDEMRFFTESRDAEYYAQKVPDTGGVYLVPAFTGLGAPHWDMYARGCIVGLTRGTRREHIIRAAQESIAYQSADLVEAMEKDTGLPITELRVDGGASRDRFLMQFQADILHKEARRPMIRETTALGAAYLAGLATGVWQSTSEISRLWSCDVTFAPKMEDEKRRALLGKWHKAVGRSLDWEEHE; this is encoded by the coding sequence ATGAGTACGAAATACATTCTGGCGCTGGACCAGGGAACCACCAGCAGCAGGGCGATTTTGTTTGACCAGGATCAGAACATTGTGGAGATGACCCAGCGGGAATTCACCCAGATCTACCCCAAGGAGGGCTGGGTGGAGCACGACCCCATGGAGATCTGGTCCAGCCAGTACGGCGTGATGATGGAGGTGGTGGCCCGCAGCGGCGTGGACGCCAGGGACATTGCGGCCATTGGCATTACCAACCAGCGCGAGACCACCATTGTGTGGGACAAGGAGACCGGGCGGCCCATTTACAACGCCATTGTGTGGCAATGCCGCCGCACCGCGCCCATTATTGACGAACTGCTGGAAAAGGGCTGCGGCGAGACCATCCGCAAAAAGACCGGGCTTGTGCCGGACGCCTACTTTTCCGGCAGCAAGATCAAATGGATTTTGGACCAGGTGCCCGGCAGCCGCGAGCGGGCGGCCAGGGGCGAGCTTTTGTTCGGCACGGTGGACACCTGGCTGGTGTGGAAGCTGACCGGCGGCACGGCCCATGTGACCGACCGCACCAACGCCTCGCGCACCATGATCTACAACATCGACACCCTGGACTGGGACGACGAGCTGCTGGCCATGCTGGACATCCCCCGGGCCATGCTGCCCCAGGTGCGCTCTTCCAGCGAGGTGTACGGCTATGCCAGCGTGGGCGGCGTGGACGTGCCGGTGGCGGGCATTGCGGGCGACCAGCAGGCGGCTTTGTTCGGCCAGGGCTGCTTTGAGGCGGGCCAGGCGAAGAACACCTACGGCACCGGCTGCTTTTTGCTGATGAACACCGGCGAAAAGCGCCACCAGAGCGAGAACGGCCTGCTGACCACCATTGCCGCCACCCTGAAGGACGAGCCGGTGCAGTATGCCCTGGAGGGCAGCGTGTTTGTGGGGGGCGCGGTGATCCAGTGGCTGCGGGACGAGATGCGCTTTTTCACCGAGAGCCGGGACGCCGAGTACTACGCGCAGAAGGTGCCCGACACGGGCGGCGTGTACCTGGTGCCCGCGTTCACGGGGCTGGGCGCGCCCCACTGGGACATGTATGCCCGCGGCTGCATTGTGGGGCTGACCCGCGGCACCCGGCGCGAGCACATCATCCGTGCCGCACAGGAATCCATCGCGTACCAGTCGGCCGACCTTGTGGAGGCAATGGAAAAGGACACGGGCCTGCCCATCACCGAGCTGCGGGTGGACGGCGGCGCCTCGCGCGACCGCTTTTTGATGCAGTTCCAGGCCGATATCCTGCATAAGGAGGCCCGGCGGCCCATGATCCGCGAGACCACGGCCCTGGGCGCGGCGTACTTAGCGGGCCTTGCCACCGGTGTGTGGCAGAGCACCAGCGAGATCAGCCGTTTATGGAGCTGCGACGTGACCTTTGCCCCCAAAATGGAGGATGAAAAGCGCCGCGCCCTGCTGGGCAAATGGCACAAGGCTGTGGGCCGCAGCCTGGACTGGGAAGAGCACGAATGA
- a CDS encoding ribonucleoside-diphosphate reductase subunit beta: MAQLVKKPLFNPGGDTDVRLRRMIGGNTTNLNDFNNLRYPWVSGWYRQAMNNFWIPEEINLSQDVKDYPRLSPAERTAYDKILSFLVFLDSIQTANLPCIGEYITANEVNLCLSIQTFQECVHSQSYSYMLDTICAPTRRDEILYQWKTDEHLLRRNTFIGDLYNQFQQKKDPLTLLKVMMANYILEGVYFYSGFAFFYNLFRGGKMPGSAQEIRYINRDENTHLWLFRNILLELQKEQPELFCPENVQLLREMLEEGVRQEIAWGHYVIGDEVPGLNRRMLTDYIRYLGNLRWSGLGYGALYEDNRQEPASMAWVSQYSNANLVKTDFFEAKSTAYAKSTALVDDL, from the coding sequence ATGGCACAGCTTGTAAAAAAGCCCCTGTTCAACCCCGGCGGCGACACAGACGTCCGCCTGCGCCGCATGATCGGCGGCAACACCACCAACCTGAACGACTTCAACAACCTGCGCTACCCCTGGGTGAGCGGCTGGTACCGGCAGGCCATGAACAATTTCTGGATCCCGGAAGAGATCAACCTCTCCCAGGACGTGAAGGACTATCCCCGCCTCTCGCCCGCCGAGCGCACCGCCTACGACAAGATCCTCAGCTTTCTCGTGTTTCTCGATTCCATCCAGACCGCAAACCTGCCCTGCATCGGCGAGTACATCACCGCCAACGAGGTGAACCTCTGCCTGTCCATCCAGACCTTTCAGGAGTGTGTGCACAGCCAAAGCTACAGCTACATGCTCGACACCATCTGCGCCCCCACCCGGCGGGACGAGATCCTCTACCAGTGGAAGACCGACGAGCACCTGCTGCGCCGCAACACCTTCATCGGCGATCTGTACAACCAGTTCCAGCAAAAAAAGGATCCCCTCACCCTTTTAAAGGTCATGATGGCCAACTATATCCTGGAGGGCGTCTACTTCTACAGCGGCTTCGCCTTCTTTTACAACCTCTTCCGGGGCGGCAAAATGCCCGGCTCCGCCCAGGAGATCCGCTACATCAACCGGGACGAAAACACCCATCTGTGGCTGTTCCGCAACATCCTGCTGGAGCTGCAGAAAGAGCAGCCCGAGCTGTTCTGCCCCGAAAACGTGCAGCTTCTGCGGGAAATGCTGGAAGAGGGCGTGCGGCAGGAGATCGCCTGGGGCCACTATGTCATCGGCGACGAGGTTCCCGGCCTGAACCGCCGCATGCTCACCGACTACATCCGGTATCTGGGCAACCTGCGCTGGTCGGGCCTGGGCTACGGCGCTCTCTATGAAGACAATCGCCAGGAGCCCGCCAGCATGGCCTGGGTCAGCCAGTATTCCAACGCAAACCTGGTCAAGACCGATTTTTTCGAGGCCAAAAGTACCGCCTACGCCAAAAGCACCGCCCTGGTGGACGATCTGTAA
- a CDS encoding ribonucleoside-diphosphate reductase, with translation MNIKKRCGAYEPYDPGKITAAMQKAFASVGGAPGSQVLAELLASVERRLPGQGATVETVQDLVERALMEGGHFEAAKSYILYRQKRSELRAARSALAAQVGVPGLEECLRRIQSAFDPALYPLTALAAQFAGFAKPGMTPGELLGALAKAAVELTTPDAPQWEHIAARFLNLDFRLRLAPELARRGIGSFYEKVVYLTQESLYGEYILQNYTKSELEQAAAFLCDERDELFTWSGLDLLLGRYVIHTRQHLPLETPQEMFLGIALHLALHETRDRLAWVKKFYDMLSLLQVTMATPTLSNARKPYHQLSSCFIDTVPDSLEGIYRSLDNFARVSKFGGGMGLYFGKVRASGGSIRGFEGAAGGVIRWIKLVNGTAVAVDQLGMRQGAVAVYLDAWHKDLPEFLQLRTNNGDDRMKAHDVFPAVCWPDLFWKLARRDLDSPWHLMCPHDILTVKGYALEDYWGEEWERRYLDCAADPRIQKRTVTVKEVIRLVLKSAVETGTPFAFNRDTVNRLNPNGHAGVIYCSNLCTEIAQNMAPIETVSTELKTHEGDTVVVATTRPGDFVVCNLASLSLGRLPVDDGPALAEVVRTAVRALDNVIDLNFYPLPYAQLTNQRYRSIGLGVSGYHHLLAKRGVRWESEEHLALADRVFESINRAAIAASCELAAEKGPYSLFAGSDWATGAYFEKRGYQSPEWQALAAQVRQNGMRNAYLLAVAPTSSTSILAGTTAGIDPVMNKFFLEEKKGSMLPRVAPELSPATYWYYKNAHQIDQAWSVRAAAVRQRHIDQAQSMNLYITNDYTLRQVLELYLLAWEQGVKTIYYIRSKSLEVEECESCSS, from the coding sequence ATGAACATAAAAAAGCGTTGCGGCGCATACGAGCCCTACGACCCGGGCAAGATCACGGCGGCCATGCAAAAGGCCTTTGCCAGCGTGGGGGGCGCCCCCGGCAGCCAGGTGCTGGCGGAGCTGCTGGCCTCGGTGGAGCGCCGGCTCCCCGGGCAGGGGGCCACCGTGGAAACGGTGCAGGACCTGGTGGAGCGCGCCCTCATGGAGGGCGGCCATTTCGAGGCGGCGAAAAGCTACATCCTGTACCGGCAAAAGCGGTCCGAGCTGCGCGCGGCCCGCAGCGCCCTTGCCGCCCAGGTGGGCGTCCCGGGGCTGGAAGAATGCCTGCGCCGCATCCAGTCCGCCTTTGACCCCGCTTTGTATCCCCTCACCGCGCTGGCCGCCCAGTTTGCCGGCTTTGCAAAGCCCGGCATGACCCCGGGCGAACTGCTGGGGGCGCTGGCAAAGGCCGCGGTGGAGCTCACCACCCCGGACGCTCCCCAGTGGGAGCACATCGCCGCGCGGTTTTTGAATCTTGATTTCCGCCTGCGCCTGGCCCCCGAGCTCGCCCGCCGGGGGATCGGCAGCTTTTACGAAAAGGTGGTCTACCTGACCCAGGAAAGCCTATACGGCGAGTATATTCTTCAAAATTATACAAAATCCGAGCTGGAACAGGCCGCGGCCTTCCTCTGCGACGAGCGGGACGAACTGTTCACCTGGTCCGGGCTGGACCTTCTGCTGGGCCGCTATGTGATCCACACCCGGCAGCACCTGCCGCTGGAAACGCCGCAGGAGATGTTTTTGGGCATCGCGCTGCACCTGGCCCTGCACGAAACGAGGGACCGGCTGGCCTGGGTCAAAAAATTCTACGATATGCTCAGCCTTTTGCAGGTCACCATGGCCACCCCCACCCTCTCCAACGCCCGCAAGCCCTACCACCAGCTTTCCAGCTGCTTTATCGACACCGTGCCCGACAGCCTGGAGGGCATCTACCGCAGCCTGGACAACTTCGCCCGGGTCAGCAAATTCGGCGGCGGCATGGGGCTTTACTTCGGCAAGGTGCGTGCCTCCGGGGGCAGCATCCGCGGGTTCGAGGGCGCGGCCGGCGGCGTGATCCGCTGGATCAAGCTGGTAAACGGCACCGCCGTGGCGGTGGACCAGCTGGGCATGCGGCAGGGCGCCGTGGCCGTTTACCTGGACGCCTGGCACAAGGACCTGCCGGAATTTTTGCAGCTGCGCACCAACAACGGCGACGACCGCATGAAGGCCCACGACGTATTCCCCGCGGTGTGCTGGCCCGACCTGTTCTGGAAGCTGGCCCGCCGGGACCTGGATTCCCCCTGGCACCTGATGTGCCCTCACGACATCCTCACCGTAAAGGGCTACGCCCTCGAGGATTACTGGGGCGAGGAATGGGAGCGCCGCTACCTGGACTGCGCGGCCGACCCCCGCATCCAAAAGCGCACCGTCACCGTAAAAGAGGTGATCCGCCTGGTGCTCAAAAGCGCGGTGGAAACCGGCACCCCCTTCGCCTTCAACCGCGACACCGTGAACCGCCTGAACCCCAACGGCCACGCGGGCGTGATCTACTGCTCCAACCTCTGCACCGAGATCGCGCAGAACATGGCCCCCATCGAAACCGTGAGCACCGAGCTCAAAACCCACGAGGGCGACACGGTGGTGGTCGCCACCACCCGCCCCGGCGATTTTGTGGTGTGCAACCTGGCCAGCCTTTCGCTGGGGCGCCTGCCGGTGGACGACGGCCCCGCCCTGGCCGAAGTCGTGCGCACGGCGGTGCGCGCGCTCGACAATGTGATCGACCTGAACTTTTACCCCCTGCCCTACGCGCAGCTCACAAACCAGCGGTACCGCAGCATCGGCCTGGGCGTCAGCGGGTACCACCACCTGCTGGCAAAGCGCGGCGTGCGGTGGGAGAGCGAAGAACACCTCGCCCTGGCCGACCGGGTGTTCGAGTCCATCAACCGGGCCGCCATTGCCGCCAGCTGCGAACTGGCCGCCGAAAAGGGCCCCTACAGCCTGTTTGCGGGCAGCGACTGGGCCACCGGCGCCTACTTTGAAAAGCGGGGCTATCAAAGCCCGGAATGGCAGGCCCTAGCCGCGCAGGTGCGCCAAAACGGCATGCGCAACGCTTACCTGCTGGCGGTGGCCCCCACCAGCAGCACCAGCATCCTGGCCGGCACCACCGCCGGCATCGACCCGGTGATGAACAAGTTCTTCCTGGAAGAAAAAAAGGGCAGCATGCTGCCCCGGGTGGCGCCCGAGCTCTCGCCCGCCACCTACTGGTACTACAAAAACGCCCATCAGATCGACCAGGCCTGGAGCGTGCGCGCCGCCGCCGTGCGCCAGCGCCACATCGACCAGGCCCAAAGCATGAACCTCTACATCACCAACGACTACACCCTGCGCCAGGTGCTGGAATTGTACCTGCTCGCCTGGGAGCAGGGGGTTAAGACCATCTATTACATCCGCAGCAAATCGCTGGAAGTGGAAGAATGCGAGAGCTGCTCGTCTTGA
- a CDS encoding acetyltransferase gives MKILEIGERPPALIQQLVELWESSVRATHHFLTDGEIEAIKTYVPQALEQVPKLVVAEGENGSPAAFMGIDGRTLEMLFVAEEERGKGLGKKLIEYGISACSVRKLAVNEQNPLAKGFYEHMGFRAYKRTERDGQGNPYPLLYMKLDGRAAKI, from the coding sequence ATGAAAATTCTTGAAATCGGGGAAAGGCCCCCCGCCTTGATACAGCAGCTGGTGGAGCTGTGGGAAAGCTCGGTGAGGGCCACCCACCACTTTTTGACGGACGGCGAGATAGAAGCGATCAAGACCTATGTGCCGCAGGCGCTGGAACAGGTGCCCAAGCTGGTTGTTGCGGAGGGCGAAAATGGGTCCCCGGCCGCTTTTATGGGGATCGACGGGCGAACGCTGGAGATGCTGTTCGTTGCGGAGGAGGAGAGAGGAAAAGGGCTGGGGAAAAAACTGATCGAATATGGGATCAGCGCCTGTTCGGTCCGGAAGCTGGCGGTGAATGAGCAGAACCCGCTTGCCAAAGGATTTTATGAACACATGGGCTTTCGGGCCTATAAAAGGACCGAGCGGGACGGGCAGGGAAACCCGTACCCGCTGTTATACATGAAACTGGACGGACGGGCCGCAAAAATCTGA